Proteins co-encoded in one Flavobacterium fluviale genomic window:
- the dprA gene encoding DNA-processing protein DprA — protein MTDQELFYLLALLKVDGVGDIMGKKLLHSFGSAEAIFNAKNNHLVAVDGIGTVLLKNLKDKSVFEKAQKELELIKKNDIQVSFFQDETYPERLKHCIDGPILIFTAGNINLYHKRIISIVGTRQITSYGTEFCRKLIEDLAPLDPVIVSGFAYGVDIVAHQAAMNCNLQTIGVLAHGLNQIYPRTHKKYMAKMELNGGFITEFWSDSNPDKEKFVRRNRIVAGMTEATIVIESADKGGSLITANMANEYNRDVFAVPGRITDKYSQGCNNLIKMQKANVITDAADLIYMLNWDLKEKPKNIQKQLFVELEPDEQKIYDFLLKNGKELLDIIAVECNFPIYKMSGILINMELKGIIRPLPGKLFEAI, from the coding sequence ATGACCGATCAAGAATTGTTTTATTTATTAGCGCTGTTAAAGGTTGATGGAGTGGGTGATATAATGGGAAAAAAACTGCTCCATTCGTTTGGAAGCGCAGAAGCTATTTTTAATGCAAAAAACAATCATTTAGTAGCAGTTGATGGAATCGGTACGGTTTTACTTAAAAACTTAAAGGATAAAAGTGTTTTCGAAAAAGCGCAAAAGGAATTAGAATTAATCAAAAAAAATGACATACAGGTTTCGTTTTTTCAGGATGAAACTTATCCAGAACGGCTCAAACATTGTATTGATGGACCAATTTTAATTTTTACGGCTGGGAATATCAATCTTTATCACAAGAGAATAATAAGCATTGTTGGTACGCGTCAAATAACTTCTTACGGAACTGAATTCTGCCGTAAATTGATAGAAGATCTTGCACCTTTGGATCCAGTAATCGTCAGCGGATTTGCATATGGTGTTGATATCGTAGCGCATCAAGCCGCAATGAATTGCAACTTGCAGACGATTGGAGTTCTGGCGCACGGTTTAAATCAAATATATCCGAGAACGCATAAAAAATATATGGCGAAAATGGAGCTGAATGGTGGCTTTATAACTGAATTTTGGAGCGATTCTAATCCTGATAAAGAGAAGTTTGTACGTAGAAATAGAATCGTTGCTGGTATGACTGAAGCCACAATTGTAATTGAATCTGCTGATAAAGGCGGCTCGCTGATTACAGCTAATATGGCCAACGAATATAACCGAGATGTTTTTGCCGTTCCTGGAAGAATCACCGATAAGTACAGTCAAGGATGTAATAACTTGATTAAGATGCAGAAAGCAAATGTTATAACTGATGCAGCGGATTTAATTTATATGCTGAATTGGGATCTTAAGGAGAAACCTAAAAACATTCAAAAACAGCTCTTTGTAGAACTAGAACCTGACGAACAAAAGATCTATGATTTCCTTTTAAAAAATGGAAAAGAATTATTAGATATTATTGCTGTCGAATGTAATTTTCCTATTTATAAAATGTCTGGAATTCTAATAAATATGGAACTCAAAGGGATTATTAGGCCTCTTCCGGGAAAACTTTTTGAAGCTATTTAA
- the trpS gene encoding tryptophan--tRNA ligase, with translation MAKILTGVQSTGTPHLGNLLGAIIPAIELSNNPDNESYLFIADLHSITQIKDGKTLRENTYSTAAAWLACGLNPEKVTFYRQSDVVQTTELTWYLSCFFPFQRLTLAHSFKDKADRLDDVNAGLFTYPMLMAADILLYDAEFVPVGKDQLQHLEITRDVASRFNHQMGETFVLPEAKIQENIMLIPGTNGGKMSKSANNIINIFLDDKALRKQVMSIETDSTPLEEPKNPDTCNAFAIYSLLGNEEQIAEMRANYLGGNYGYGHAKQALLELITEKFKTEREKYNYYINNLDEVDSLLKKGAAKASVIADGVLAKVREVLGFSK, from the coding sequence ATGGCAAAAATACTTACGGGTGTTCAAAGTACAGGAACACCGCATTTAGGAAATTTATTAGGAGCAATTATTCCAGCAATCGAATTGTCCAACAATCCGGATAACGAATCTTATTTGTTTATTGCTGATTTACATTCGATTACTCAGATTAAAGATGGAAAAACTTTAAGGGAAAACACCTACAGCACGGCTGCGGCTTGGCTTGCATGTGGTTTAAATCCTGAAAAAGTGACTTTCTACCGACAATCTGATGTGGTACAGACTACTGAATTGACTTGGTATTTAAGCTGTTTTTTTCCTTTTCAAAGATTGACTTTAGCACACTCTTTCAAAGATAAAGCCGATCGTTTAGACGATGTTAACGCTGGACTTTTTACCTATCCGATGTTAATGGCTGCAGATATTTTATTGTATGATGCTGAATTTGTTCCCGTTGGAAAAGATCAGCTGCAGCATTTAGAAATTACTCGTGATGTTGCTTCTCGATTCAACCATCAAATGGGAGAAACTTTTGTACTTCCTGAAGCTAAGATTCAAGAAAACATTATGCTGATTCCTGGTACAAACGGAGGAAAAATGAGTAAATCTGCTAATAATATTATTAATATTTTCTTGGATGATAAGGCATTACGCAAACAGGTAATGAGTATTGAAACCGACAGTACACCGCTTGAAGAACCGAAAAATCCAGATACTTGTAATGCATTTGCTATTTATTCTTTATTAGGAAATGAAGAACAGATCGCAGAAATGAGAGCAAACTATTTAGGCGGAAATTATGGTTACGGCCACGCCAAACAAGCTTTGCTTGAATTGATTACTGAGAAATTTAAAACAGAAAGAGAAAAATACAATTACTACATTAACAACCTTGACGAAGTAGATTCTTTACTTAAAAAAGGTGCAGCAAAAGCTTCAGTTATTGCTGACGGAGTTTTAGCAAAAGTTAGAGAGGTTCTTGGATTTAGTAAATAA